aaataaattgttttacttgCCCCATGTGGCCAGTCCCAATGCACCTTTTCTTCCAACACTCAGTAATAAGCACGTTCAAGTAATCAAGTACAATGCAGGACAATTAAGTCCTGTTTATGGCTGAACTTTGAGGTCTACATCCTAAGTCCTCTTTATGGAACAGAGATCCTAGAAAACCTTCAGTTGATAGGACCAGTTCCCAAAATCTAGGCACGTCCAACTGTGAAATTCTACCTGCCAATTGCCTATGCTTCTAGATGGCTAACAAGGCTATTATACAAAGTTCTACCCAAGCATGATCCCCCTCTCTTTTGCCACAGCAACACATCCTCCCTGAGGATGTATGTACACTACTGCCATAATTCAGATAGATTGTGGATCAGATGATCCTCCAACAAAATGGGCAAACTCCGCACAGACAGTCAATTCCAAACGGCATAATGTTCCAGAATGCTGATCATTAGGTAAAACCTCCAACATGGGGACCAATGTAATGTAAGACGGACCAAGTTTAATTTTAAGAAGGCTGTATACATCTTCCCTGCACTATATCCAATCAGATTGGAGACAGACTATCTGCTGTTCCCCGAGCCATAGCCAAATTAGGCACCAATGAGTGCTGCCACTGCAAAGGAAATCAGAGAACAGACACTTCTTTATCTTCCACTGCTTGGACATCCTTACAGCCTTCTTTGCCTTCCTTGGACCACAGGAGACGCAAGGTAATGAGAAGGTGAATATTTGGAAAGCCACCAAACTTATGGCTACAATTTGTTTACAACACATTAACATGACCCTGTAATACTTGGCAGTAAAAAATGGTTTAATACCTTTTAACTCTGTTCTACATTTTGTGGCAAATTTTTGCTAATAGTGCTGTTCACACTAAATCAAGGGTGGAAGGGGGTGCAACATTTTCTTCAACTGAATACAAAATCTAAATATGTCGAGTACAAACCTTCCAGCTCCATCTTTGCAATTAGGACAAGTACATGCTACTCTTCTTAGTCTTTTACCCTCTTGATTCGATTGGTCAAGTTCATCATCAACAACTTGTACTCTCAGATGGGTTAAATCATTGGTGTTAACTGTAGAATCACCGGTGAGCTGCCACTCCTCTGGATCTGGTTCTTCTTCCTTAATTCGTATAgctaatgaggaaaaaaaatattcattcatttagTGACAATTAAGGAAACTAAAGAAATACATGCTTACCACTACCAATAAAGTCCAATtactttaggtatactttaaaagcagaactttttttgttgtttagctGCAATATTGCAAagcaataggtaaaaaaataaactccagCTTTATTGCAACACTCATCTTTAATTCAGTCAAAAAGAAAGCCCTTGTCACCACTAAATGTCAGCAGTCTTCTGCGTTGAATTATGGTCAGTGTTATTTAAATCTACTACTGAACTAAACTAAGCTAAACTTTATCTCTCCAATTTTTATGCAAGATCTTTTCTCagtccatagtaaaaaaaaaaaaaaNNNNNNNNNNNNNNNNNNNNNNNNNNNNNNNNNNNNNNNNNNNNNNNNNNNNNNNNNNNNNNNNNNNNNNNNNNNNNNNNNNNNNNNNNNNNNNNNNNNNNNNNNNNNNNNNNNNNNNNNNNNNNNNNNNNNNNNNNNNNNNNNNNNNNNNNNNNNNNNNNNNNNNNNNNNNNNNNNNNNNNNNNNNNNNNNNNNNNNNNNNNNNNNNNNNNNNNNNNNNNNNNNNNNNNNNNNNNNNNNNNNNNNNNNNNNNNNNNNNNNNNNNNNNNNNNNNNNNNNNNNNNNNNNNNNNNNNNNNNNNNNNNNNNNNNNNNNNNNNNNNNNNNNNNNNNNNNNNNNNNNNNNNNNNNNNNNNNNNNNNNNNNNNNNNNNNNNNNNNNNNNNNNNNNNNNNNNNNNNNNNNNNNNNNNNNNNNNNNNNNNNNNNNNNNNNNNNNNNNNNNNNNNNNNNNNNNNNNNNNNNNNNNNNNNNNNNNNNNNNNNNNNNNNNNNNNNNNNNNNNNNNNNNNNNNNNNNNNNNNNNNNNNNNNNNNNNNNNNNNNNNNNNNNNNNNNNNNNNNNNNNNNNNNNNNNNNNNNNNNNNNNNNNNNNNNNNNNNNNNNNNNNNNNNNNNNNNNNNNNNNNNNNNNNNNNNNNNNNNNNNNNNNNNNNNNNNNNNNNNNNNNNNNNNNNNNNNNNNNNNNNNNNNNNNNNNNNNNNNNNNNNNNNNNNNNNNNNNNNNNNNNNNNNNNNNNNNNNNNNNNNNNNNNNNNNNNNNNNNNNNNNNNNNNNNNNNNNNNNNNNNNNNNNNNNNNNNNNNNNNNNNNNNNNNNNNNNNNNNNNNNNNNNNNNNNNNNNNNNNNNNNNNNNNNNNNNNNNNNNNNNNNNNNNNNNNNNNNNNNNNNNNNNNNNNNNNNNNNNNNNNNNNNNNNNNNNNNNNNNNNNNNNNNNNNNNNNNNNNNNNNNNNNNNNNNNNNNNNNNNNNNNNNNNNNNNNNNNNNNNNNNNNNNNNNNNNNNNNNNNNNNNNNNNNNNNNNNNNNNNNNNNNNNNNNNNNNNNNNNNNNNNNNNNNNNNNNNNNNNNNNNNNNNNNNNNNNNNNNNNNNNNNNNNNNNNNNNNNNNNNNNNNNNNNNNNNNNNNNNNNNNNNNNNNNNNNNNNNNNNNNNNNNNNNNNNNNNNNNNNNNNNNNNNNNNNNNNNNNNNNNNNNNNNNNNNNNNNNNNNNNNNNNNNNNNNNNNNNNNNNNNNNNNNNNNNNNNNNNNNNNNNNNNNNNNNNNNNNNNNNNNNNNNNNNNNNNNNNNNNNNNNNNNNNNNNNNNNNNNNNNNNNNNNNNNNNNNNNNNNNNNNNNNNNNNNNNNNNNNNNNNNNNNNNNNNNNGTTTTATACTATGAAGCACTGTAATAACGACAATGAAAACATAAGGCGAACTGAAGTGAAAaaggatatattaaaaaaaaaaaaaaaaaaaaaaagaaaaaaaaggagattcaCATTTATTGTATACCAGACTTTTATGACATCTAAATGCGTTGAAGAACAAGTGCACTTAAATTCCAAGAACCGTGAAGACGTAATTACAACTAGAGATTACTGCACTACACACTGAAAACACTCTCTAAACACCAATCTCAATTTACTATGCATTCTCCAAGAATATCtcatttaactaataaaaaaatccattagCAATACTtacacattcaaaaatatttcatacaatttTTGGGTATTGCCTAAAATCTCTTTCCCATCAAATCTGCAGGAGCTTTAAACAGTACCTACACATCAATGTGGGACATGAAAAACAACTGAGCTGCACTAACATAacctagagcaatgtttctcaaccagggttcctccagaggttgctagaggttccatgagcaatgagcattcTGTGTATTAATGTAGTGAGAAACTTTACATTATTTCATGTGATGGTATTACCAGGCTTGTAAAATTCTTGCAGAAGCAGTTGCTGGGAAGAAGAATCAGCAGGGTGCTTATGGTCAGCTCCTATCAATGTAGCTTGGTAGTTCGTCTGCAGAGATCTTGGAAACATTACAACTCTGCTTGGGATTTTAGTGACGCTAAGGCAGGATGAGCCAACACAAGATTAGGAAATTACTAGATTACAGACAGGATCATTATACTGTATTTTCAGGGTTTTAAGGGGACAAAATATGGGTAAGTCTGCATTTATTgtcaaaaatattcaaattttgtcATGATATATTCTTAAACAATATCAAATTTCACATCTGCAAGTGAGCCTTTAGCTAGTTTATAAACCAATTCTTGATTGTCTTTGTACCTTCCGATACAAATATTTAGGCATGTAAACTTATCCAATCATTAAtcacagaagtgaaaaaaaaattcaatctaaCAAGAcactccacacacacacactttttcatACCCCAGCACCCCACTCACAAAGCTATGCTGAAAAGCAGTAAACTGGCCTGGTGCTCTTAAAGTGAACCCAAACCAGCTTTGATCACCTGTCCCCACCaacttcttccttttctttctggaGACAATGTTGACCATTTTGACTGGCTGGGCCAAGATGACTAACTCCCGCGCAGGCGTTCATTTATCTATCCAATCCTGGCATGCACAGGGCAAGCTCAGCTTTTCtgacagatacctggagcaaCCAGATAGGaaggtattattgcagaagggtcattctgcaataatgacctgcctgatcattagTTACGCTTTAAGCGTTACACTACACTGAATGCGTGAAAAGGAAAGCCAGAAAACCttgcatttatataatatttctgaGTGCTTGATTTATGCATCTTTATTTTACTGAAGCTTTGTTATGGCTAGGCCCAAAATCATTACAGATGCAGCACACCATATGATCAGGTTAGACCACACCCCACCACTGGATCCTCCACATAAGGTGTGTAGTCATGTTAAAGAAAgagtaaagattttaaaaagtaagaaaaattaagtaaaaagaTTGCCAGGGTCCCGAAGAGATAAATTAGTGCGCTTTTTAAACAGAAATTCTTCCAACCCTACTACTATTCCAAGGCAGTTTCAAGCAAACTGTGCCCAATATACGTTTTTAATAGAGAACACCATCAAAATCAGTTGCCAATTAGTCATCCAATGTGAAGTATCTTTACCATCACATACCTGTTGGGCTGTCCCAGTGCTCTCCATGTTGCAAATGGATCCCTACAGCATCTACAGAGTTTACTGTAACAGTTTGCAGGTTTGGCAACTGACCAGTACTTAAACTAACTGGAGTACCTCCTCCCGCAACTTGGCCAAGCGTAAGCGTCTGCACAGGCGTCAAAGTTATTTGCTGAGGTGACGAATTCTGAATCTGCAAGTTTTGCAAGTTTTGAACACCTTGAACTTGAAATGTCTGCCAAGCAATCTGACCAGAAGGAGTCACTGTTTGGGCTTGAATAAGGAAGGTTCCCGGATTAAGCTGCAGCTGAAGGTTTTGTAGAGCTTGCGATGATATGCCTTGACCTCCAGCCTGAACAGCTTGGATTGCCTGTTGTGCTATACTTTGCACAAGCTGGGCTTCACTGGTTGGTTGCTGGCTATCTTGAAGTTGGATGTGCTGTACCATTTGTTGCGACGTAGAGCCCTGCATATTCTGCGACTCGTCTGAAATAGTACTGATGTAGTTTCCCTGAAGATCAGTTGTTTGCACATGCCCAGATGGACTGTCAGCCAAACTATTTGCACTCTGCTGGAGCATTCCTGTACTGTCTATGGTGACAGGCAGCTGAGATGATGAAGAAGTTGGCACAAACAAATCTGTTTCAGAGTTTGTATCACCAGCATCGGGAGAAACATGCTCTTGCTCTGCAGTCCTTTCAGAAGTATCAGAACTGTCTATGGCTTGCCCCGCACTTATCAAGTGTCCATCAGCTGTAATGCCTGTCATGGCTTCAGAGCTGCCAGACAGACCCAACGAATCTAGGTCAACACTGTTAATAGGAACAAAAGTAATGTTACCAGGCAAGCCAAGTGGGACATTAGCAACAACTTGTGTTTGGCCTCCATATGTAACTCCTTGGATTTGCTGAAGCTGACCAGCTTGTGTTAATATATTTGGACTTGATGACAAAAGGCTAGCAGAATGGTTTCCAGGAATAATCTGAATCTGACCAGACTCTTGGTCTAACCCACCATTATCGGAAGATGTGGCAAAGCCAAGCTGAACTTGCTGACCATCAGATGTTTGAATCTGTGGTATGACTTGATACTGAACATTAGACAGTGTTCCATTGGCTGTATCTGAACCTGGTGCTACAGAAAACAGATGCTGATTTTGAAGAGTCTGTATAGGTAGCACATACTGTCCGCTTGAAGTTACTGTAGCGCCACTTGGGAGCTGAACAATATTTCCAGCTTCATCTTTTAATGCTGCTTGGGCTGGAGTCAGAACTTCCCACCTATTTGGACCTCCTGTTAACTGTACAGCTGTCAGATCCTCTGTctgtggagagaaaaaaaaagaaattattagaaAAGTAATATTGTCTTGTTTAAAAAGAGACACTAGTTTTTGGAAAACTACACAGGCTGACCTCCTTATCAAAATGCTAAATGTCCATCAGTTAAGAGGATACTCTGATGTCTGATGTACTCTGAAATCTTCAGTCACTGACTTATGCTGAAAATTGATAGCTTTTGATGTTCATACATGTTCATTGCAGTGAGCTTGGGGTGAAATTTAAGGCACACATGGTACTTAAAGTTTACTGCAGTGTGACTTGGTGATATATTGGCATAAGAATACAAGTATATCTTATAATAAGTTTTCATACAACACTGACACAACTTCCACATTGTTCTAATCAgtttcatttgtaaaaataatatttgtaaatattgagtgacctttgtataaaatatttacaacaacAGCCCAATGTGTTTAAGTCCAATGTCTCCACCAATAACTGCCCAAATAGGGCAGCAAAAGGCTTGAAAATCCTACAGCTTTGACAGGGGTTAGCTTTGTTTTACACTTAAATGCTGCTGCCCCAAATAACACCTTCTGGTTGCTGGCTTCTTTGCATCCTCTTGTTCAAATAGAATTGTGTGCTACATCCTCCACCTAACTGTTTGTATGTtcctgtcacttgcaacccctctgcacaatatgttggtgctatataggcATCATAAACAAACTTAaagcttgtttttgtttattaaacaatattttattcaaaaagttGGGCAAGGATCCATACCTCACTGAAGCAGCTATCTAATGAAAACTCATTGTCACATTCCAGCCTTGCCATGGCAGGGAGTACAAGTATTTGGTAAAGGTCAGAACCACAGCAGTGGATGCTATGAAGTCCACATGCAATTTTGGAAACTATTTTAGCTGAGCTGTAAAGTTTTTACCAATCTTCACCAAGAACAACTTATGTTTAGAAACGTCAATGTATTAATGCAACTTCATTaaacttcatttattttaaccaaaaataaaaatgtagcaaaaagtaTATCGAGGGGCATTTATGAACACACTTACACATTTAAAGGGTAAAATAGGAACAGGGATTAGTTTGAATGGTGCTACAATTGGAAGTAGAATGTAAGTGCTACACCAGTTCttgttttgcaaatgtttgcaacCAACCAGCAAAATTCAGTTCAAATAGGATCTGAGAGTGCATAGCTTCCTGGAGGAGTCTATAGAGCTCAGTCCCTCTAACAGAGGAAAAAGAGGGACCAATTAAAGCAAAGCTATACTTTATCAAATTACCTTTCCTCTTTGCAAGTAGGCATTGCACTTCTAGGTAAATAACTAGCTactgaatcattaaaaaaaagctaaccCTCAATCTTGCAGTTGTATTTAGAAGGTCCTCTTCTGTACTAAAATTCCTGACTGATTATATTGCACACTATATGCTTCTTTCAGTGTGCACaggaagctgcaatatatatgaGTATGCTTGCCTGCAATTTCCTGCCTGGANNNNNNNNNNNNNNNNNNNNNNNNNNNNNNNNNNNNNNNNNNNNNNNNNNNNNNNNNNNNNNNNNNNNNNNNNNNNNNNNNNNNNNNNNNNNNNNNNNNNNNNNNNNNNNNNNNNNNNNNNNNNNNNNNNNNNNNNNNNNNNNNNNNNNNNNNNNNNNNNNNTAGTGAGCTTGCATTACACAGAAGAGCAACAAGACCAAGTGAAGATGACAAAATAGGCtatgtaaaaaataagttaaaaaggGAATGGTTCTTTGATCATTTCATTAGAATGGTAATgaaggaaaaaggaagatggaaaggcaaaatataaaacatgttcaCTACTAAGAGCTGAAGTTTATTACAACAGACTCTGTATTGGTCAGTCCAGAAATGCAGCTTGTTCACCACACCTAGAAATTATCACAGATGTTATTATGTTTTTGGTAACACTTTCCTGCTTTGATATAACAGCTGTTCACCCATTTGCCTCTGATAAAACACCACCCTTTTGTTTCAAATACATGATCAGCCAGCACTTTTCTACTATTAGCATACAGAAGGTGAGTTAACATCTGGCTGATATGCAATTTAAGCTTTTTGGGTTGAAAATACACTATCAATGTATAAAGTTCATTTTCTGCCTCTCTAAGCATAATAACCCAAGGTAACCTGCAAAAACTTTACCCTGCCGATTAAATCCCAGAAAATTTGCTGCAGCAATAAAGTCAGAGTCCCTTACTATACCAGAAAACCATATATAATCAGCGTTTTAACAGTATATGCTCCTGCTTACTAATGTCAGTGTCTGCAGTGTCTGCTGGGCACCCCAGTGCTGATCACCTCCTCCATGTACCACCTGAAAAAAGGACATTGAATATGAACACCGctcttattataatttttattttaatcttcaaAATTTTCATGGCAGCCAAAGTAGGTAACATTCTTACTAATCATTTGAGTAGATCTGCAGCCACTTGCCATTTGATTCTGTGCTGTAGAAAATGCTTCACTGCTCAAAGACAAATATGAAGTGGGCTcaaattgggggagggggggggggctttaccTTAACAAAATGCAGGTATTTGGTTAATGCAAAGTTATAATTCAACCAAATAAGGAAAACGAAAGAGCAAGCAGCCAGGTACAACAAAATGACAGGCTGACCACATACATACACCAATACTTTTAGAACAGATTCATAAGATCAACAAAATGTACTCACTATGAAGTATGAGGAATTGCCCAACTATAGACTAGTTTATCTTCATCGGCAGGAACTTGGAAAGTGGTTAGGAATCA
The Pyxicephalus adspersus chromosome 7, UCB_Pads_2.0, whole genome shotgun sequence genome window above contains:
- the SP3 gene encoding transcription factor Sp3 isoform X2 is translated as MAAMEVDGQSEYLQHGNSSDDSEHGGGGGQVVHGGGDQHWGAQQTLQTLTLTEDLTAVQLTGGPNRWEVLTPAQAALKDEAGNIVQLPSGATVTSSGQYVLPIQTLQNQHLFSVAPGSDTANGTLSNVQYQVIPQIQTSDGQQVQLGFATSSDNGGLDQESGQIQIIPGNHSASLLSSSPNILTQAGQLQQIQGVTYGGQTQVVANVPLGLPGNITFVPINSVDLDSLGLSGSSEAMTGITADGHLISAGQAIDSSDTSERTAEQEHVSPDAGDTNSETDLFVPTSSSSQLPVTIDSTGMLQQSANSLADSPSGHVQTTDLQGNYISTISDESQNMQGSTSQQMVQHIQLQDSQQPTSEAQLVQSIAQQAIQAVQAGGQGISSQALQNLQLQLNPGTFLIQAQTVTPSGQIAWQTFQVQGVQNLQNLQIQNSSPQQITLTPVQTLTLGQVAGGGTPVSLSTGQLPNLQTVTVNSVDAVGIHLQHGEHWDSPTAIRIKEEEPDPEEWQLTGDSTVNTNDLTHLRVQVVDDELDQSNQEGKRLRRVACTCPNCKDGAGRGTNLGKKKQHICHIPGCAKVYGKTSHLRAHLRWHSGERPFVCTWMFCGKRFTRSDELQRHRRTHTGEKKFVCPECSKRFMRSDHLAKHIKTHQNKKGMHASSAVLASIEAKPDETLITAEGTTLILANIQQGAVSGLGTVNTGTSNQDLLSNSEIPLQLVTVSGNETLE
- the SP3 gene encoding transcription factor Sp3 isoform X3 — protein: MTAPEQPVKREEMAAMEVDGQSEYLQHGNSSDDSEHGGGGGQTEDLTAVQLTGGPNRWEVLTPAQAALKDEAGNIVQLPSGATVTSSGQYVLPIQTLQNQHLFSVAPGSDTANGTLSNVQYQVIPQIQTSDGQQVQLGFATSSDNGGLDQESGQIQIIPGNHSASLLSSSPNILTQAGQLQQIQGVTYGGQTQVVANVPLGLPGNITFVPINSVDLDSLGLSGSSEAMTGITADGHLISAGQAIDSSDTSERTAEQEHVSPDAGDTNSETDLFVPTSSSSQLPVTIDSTGMLQQSANSLADSPSGHVQTTDLQGNYISTISDESQNMQGSTSQQMVQHIQLQDSQQPTSEAQLVQSIAQQAIQAVQAGGQGISSQALQNLQLQLNPGTFLIQAQTVTPSGQIAWQTFQVQGVQNLQNLQIQNSSPQQITLTPVQTLTLGQVAGGGTPVSLSTGQLPNLQTVTVNSVDAVGIHLQHGEHWDSPTAIRIKEEEPDPEEWQLTGDSTVNTNDLTHLRVQVVDDELDQSNQEGKRLRRVACTCPNCKDGAGRGTNLGKKKQHICHIPGCAKVYGKTSHLRAHLRWHSGERPFVCTWMFCGKRFTRSDELQRHRRTHTGEKKFVCPECSKRFMRSDHLAKHIKTHQNKKGMHASSAVLASIEAKPDETLITAEGTTLILANIQQGAVSGLGTVNTGTSNQDLLSNSEIPLQLVTVSGNETLE
- the SP3 gene encoding transcription factor Sp3 isoform X1; amino-acid sequence: MTAPEQPVKREEMAAMEVDGQSEYLQHGNSSDDSEHGGGGGQVVHGGGDQHWGAQQTLQTLTLTEDLTAVQLTGGPNRWEVLTPAQAALKDEAGNIVQLPSGATVTSSGQYVLPIQTLQNQHLFSVAPGSDTANGTLSNVQYQVIPQIQTSDGQQVQLGFATSSDNGGLDQESGQIQIIPGNHSASLLSSSPNILTQAGQLQQIQGVTYGGQTQVVANVPLGLPGNITFVPINSVDLDSLGLSGSSEAMTGITADGHLISAGQAIDSSDTSERTAEQEHVSPDAGDTNSETDLFVPTSSSSQLPVTIDSTGMLQQSANSLADSPSGHVQTTDLQGNYISTISDESQNMQGSTSQQMVQHIQLQDSQQPTSEAQLVQSIAQQAIQAVQAGGQGISSQALQNLQLQLNPGTFLIQAQTVTPSGQIAWQTFQVQGVQNLQNLQIQNSSPQQITLTPVQTLTLGQVAGGGTPVSLSTGQLPNLQTVTVNSVDAVGIHLQHGEHWDSPTAIRIKEEEPDPEEWQLTGDSTVNTNDLTHLRVQVVDDELDQSNQEGKRLRRVACTCPNCKDGAGRGTNLGKKKQHICHIPGCAKVYGKTSHLRAHLRWHSGERPFVCTWMFCGKRFTRSDELQRHRRTHTGEKKFVCPECSKRFMRSDHLAKHIKTHQNKKGMHASSAVLASIEAKPDETLITAEGTTLILANIQQGAVSGLGTVNTGTSNQDLLSNSEIPLQLVTVSGNETLE